In the Corynebacterium suedekumii genome, one interval contains:
- a CDS encoding NAD-dependent epimerase/dehydratase family protein, producing MKTLVTGGAGFIGSHLVDLLIAEGHEVVVLDNLSHGRLANLADAETTGKLTFIEGDLLDVDFDQIVAEHSPEVIFHLAAQIDVRESVTDPIHDAETNILATIRLAEAARKNGVRKVVHTSSGGAIYGTPEDFPVTEDVPVDPHAPYAASKYAGEVYLNTFRHLYGLDCSHIAPANVYGPRQDPHGEAGVVAIFSQRLLAGEPTKVFGDGGNTRDYVFVGDVVRAFYLASGEKGSGMRFNIGTSVETSDRQLHTLVADAAGATDDPEYAPARLGDVPRSALSYERARAVLGWEPLTSIEDGVAQTVEFFRNN from the coding sequence ATGAAGACACTGGTCACCGGCGGCGCCGGTTTCATCGGCTCCCACCTCGTCGATCTGCTCATCGCGGAGGGCCATGAGGTGGTGGTCCTGGACAACCTCTCCCACGGCCGGCTGGCCAACCTGGCCGACGCGGAGACGACGGGCAAACTCACCTTCATCGAGGGGGATCTGCTCGACGTCGACTTCGACCAGATCGTCGCCGAGCACTCACCCGAGGTGATCTTCCACCTCGCCGCGCAGATCGACGTGCGGGAGTCCGTCACCGACCCGATCCATGACGCGGAGACCAACATCCTCGCCACCATCCGGTTGGCGGAGGCGGCACGGAAGAACGGGGTGCGCAAGGTCGTCCACACCTCCTCGGGCGGGGCGATCTACGGCACGCCGGAGGACTTCCCCGTCACAGAGGACGTCCCGGTCGACCCGCACGCCCCGTATGCGGCCAGCAAGTACGCCGGCGAGGTCTACCTCAACACCTTCCGCCACCTCTACGGCCTGGACTGCTCCCACATCGCCCCGGCGAACGTCTACGGGCCACGCCAGGACCCGCACGGCGAGGCCGGCGTGGTGGCCATCTTCTCCCAGCGACTGCTCGCCGGCGAACCGACGAAGGTGTTCGGCGACGGCGGCAACACCCGCGACTACGTCTTCGTCGGCGATGTCGTCCGCGCCTTCTACCTCGCCTCCGGGGAGAAGGGGTCGGGCATGCGCTTCAACATCGGTACGTCGGTGGAGACCTCCGACCGGCAGCTGCATACCCTGGTCGCGGACGCGGCCGGGGCCACCGACGATCCCGAGTACGCCCCCGCCCGCCTGGGGGATGTGCCCCGCTCGGCACTGTCCTACGAGCGCGCCCGCGCCGTCCTGGGCTGGGAGCCGCTGACCTCCATCGAGGACGGGGTGGCGCAGACGGTGGAGTTCTTCCGGAACAACTAG
- a CDS encoding glycosyltransferase, with the protein MTRLAVLMTVYHRIVPAELAAALDSLVAQTRPADEIVIVEDGPVGAELRAVIDGFVDKRSEARTVTLARNQGSGPASAAGMATITTDLVARLDADDLAAPDRLERQLAWFADHPETDVLGTAVAEFRDDPAETIAVRALPETHEEIARYALINSPLNHPSVMFRVAAAEKAGGYRDVHFMEDYDLWARMLAGGARFHNLPEPLTHFRTSEQQLQRRTGKGMFAAERQMQANLVRYGLISRPRSWFNLAARTAYRLLPTALLTRVYGRLFHR; encoded by the coding sequence ATGACCAGACTTGCCGTCCTCATGACCGTCTATCACCGGATCGTCCCTGCCGAGCTGGCGGCCGCCCTGGATTCGCTCGTGGCGCAGACCCGCCCGGCGGATGAGATCGTCATCGTCGAGGACGGACCGGTCGGCGCGGAGCTTCGGGCGGTGATCGACGGGTTCGTCGATAAGCGGTCGGAGGCGCGTACCGTCACCCTCGCCCGCAACCAGGGCTCCGGGCCGGCGTCGGCGGCGGGGATGGCGACGATCACCACCGACCTCGTCGCCCGGCTCGACGCCGACGACCTCGCCGCCCCCGACCGCCTCGAACGCCAGCTCGCCTGGTTCGCCGACCACCCGGAGACCGACGTCCTGGGTACCGCCGTCGCCGAGTTCCGGGACGACCCGGCCGAGACGATCGCGGTGCGCGCCCTGCCGGAGACCCACGAGGAGATCGCCCGCTACGCCCTGATCAACTCGCCGCTCAACCACCCGTCGGTGATGTTCCGGGTCGCGGCGGCGGAGAAGGCCGGCGGCTACCGCGACGTCCACTTCATGGAGGACTACGACCTGTGGGCGCGCATGCTCGCCGGCGGCGCCCGCTTCCACAACCTGCCCGAACCGCTCACCCACTTCCGCACCTCGGAACAGCAGCTGCAGCGCCGCACCGGCAAGGGGATGTTCGCCGCGGAACGCCAGATGCAGGCCAACCTCGTGCGCTACGGACTCATCAGCCGGCCCCGCTCCTGGTTCAACCTCGCGGCCCGGACCGCCTACCGGCTGCTGCCCACCGCACTGCTCACCCGCGTGTACGGCCGGTTGTTCCACCGATGA
- a CDS encoding MBL fold metallo-hydrolase, with amino-acid sequence MSRLRIDHVETSGTFALDGGEWEVDNNIWLVGDDSEVYIIDAAHDAAPVIDAVAGRKVKGILCTHGHNDHITVAPELAELLDAPVLLHSGDLMLWEDTHPGLAPETMHDGQVFHIAGTDMQVLNTPGHSPGSCCLYLPEANELFSGDTLFQGGPGATGRSYSSFDTIIESLQRSVLDLPAETIVRTGHGDHTTVGAEAPHLEEWIRRGH; translated from the coding sequence ATGAGCCGCCTGCGCATCGATCACGTGGAAACCTCCGGCACCTTCGCCCTCGACGGCGGGGAATGGGAGGTGGACAACAACATCTGGCTCGTCGGCGACGACTCCGAGGTCTACATCATCGACGCCGCCCACGACGCCGCCCCCGTCATCGACGCGGTGGCGGGCCGCAAGGTCAAGGGCATCCTGTGCACCCACGGCCACAACGACCACATCACCGTGGCGCCGGAACTCGCCGAGCTTCTCGACGCCCCCGTCCTCCTCCACTCCGGCGACCTCATGCTGTGGGAGGACACCCATCCGGGCCTGGCACCGGAGACCATGCACGACGGCCAGGTCTTCCACATCGCCGGCACCGACATGCAGGTGCTCAACACCCCGGGCCACTCGCCCGGCTCCTGCTGCCTCTACCTGCCCGAGGCGAATGAGCTGTTCTCCGGCGACACCCTCTTCCAGGGCGGGCCCGGGGCGACGGGCCGCAGCTACTCCTCCTTCGACACCATCATCGAGTCCCTGCAGCGCTCCGTCCTCGACCTGCCGGCCGAGACGATCGTCCGCACCGGCCACGGTGACCACACCACCGTCGGGGCCGAGGCCCCGCACCTGGAGGAGTGGATCCGCCGGGGCCACTAG
- a CDS encoding DUF2304 domain-containing protein — protein sequence MIATIVQILLLLATVALAFYFLTNRRKARAKAGVKLGFVLFIVAAIWAVLRPDDLTVLANWIGVDRGTDLLLYVLVIAFMFTTMSTWIRFREQELRYARLARAVALQSPVLPDETMPRIDATGAPKQDPAAS from the coding sequence ATGATCGCGACCATCGTGCAGATTCTGCTCCTGCTGGCCACCGTGGCGCTGGCGTTCTACTTCCTCACCAACCGCCGCAAGGCCCGCGCGAAAGCCGGCGTCAAGCTCGGTTTCGTGCTGTTCATCGTCGCCGCGATCTGGGCCGTCCTGCGCCCGGACGACCTCACGGTCCTGGCGAACTGGATCGGCGTGGACCGCGGCACCGACCTGCTGCTCTACGTGCTGGTCATCGCGTTCATGTTCACCACGATGTCCACGTGGATCCGCTTCCGCGAGCAGGAACTGCGCTACGCCCGCCTCGCCCGCGCCGTCGCCCTGCAGAGCCCCGTCCTCCCGGACGAGACCATGCCACGTATCGACGCCACCGGGGCACCCAAGCAGGACCCCGCAGCGTCCTGA
- a CDS encoding glycosyltransferase family 2 protein, which produces MNEPTQDFRDTWLVIPCYNEGAVIQDVIENARRTFPNIVAVNDGSPDDSAARIHAGGAHLVNHPVNLGQGAGIQTGVEYARQQPGARYFVTFDADGQHQVKDVVRMVERLRTEPLDIIVGTRFGRPRAADDQVPWIKRLVLKTVVMLSPTTRRLGLSDAHNGLRAFNRKVADEMNIRMNGMSHASEIVSLIDRKGWRVAEEPVDILYTEYSMSKGQSLINGVNILADGMLSRRL; this is translated from the coding sequence ATGAACGAGCCCACACAAGACTTCCGGGACACCTGGCTGGTCATCCCCTGCTACAACGAGGGCGCCGTCATCCAGGACGTCATCGAGAACGCCCGCCGGACGTTCCCCAACATCGTCGCGGTCAATGACGGCTCGCCCGATGACTCCGCCGCACGCATCCACGCCGGCGGCGCCCACCTGGTCAACCACCCCGTCAACCTCGGCCAGGGGGCCGGCATCCAGACCGGTGTCGAGTACGCCCGGCAGCAGCCGGGGGCCAGGTACTTCGTCACCTTCGACGCCGACGGCCAGCACCAGGTCAAGGACGTGGTCCGCATGGTCGAGCGCCTGCGCACCGAACCGCTGGACATCATCGTGGGCACCCGATTCGGCCGGCCGCGTGCCGCCGACGACCAGGTGCCGTGGATCAAACGGCTGGTGCTGAAAACGGTGGTCATGCTCTCCCCCACCACCCGGCGCCTCGGCCTGTCGGACGCGCACAACGGTCTGCGGGCGTTCAACAGGAAGGTCGCCGACGAGATGAACATCCGCATGAACGGCATGTCCCATGCCTCGGAGATCGTCTCCCTCATCGACCGGAAGGGCTGGCGCGTCGCCGAGGAACCCGTGGACATCCTGTACACGGAATACTCGATGAGCAAGGGCCAGTCCCTCATCAACGGCGTGAACATCCTCGCCGACGGCATGCTCTCCAGGAGGCTCTAG